One part of the Microlunatus elymi genome encodes these proteins:
- a CDS encoding ANTAR domain-containing protein: MESGAGGDQQVEFARAVDGSRPTREIIDLAALQEALAEAENEIASLRTALEANRVIAVALGILIERYGISQDTAFAYLKRLSQDNNRKLRDLAAELVDTGKLSDDGEVSWPDGP; encoded by the coding sequence GTGGAAAGCGGTGCGGGCGGCGATCAGCAGGTTGAGTTCGCTCGCGCGGTCGACGGCTCCCGGCCGACCCGTGAAATCATCGACCTGGCGGCGCTGCAGGAGGCGCTCGCCGAAGCGGAGAACGAGATAGCCTCGCTGCGGACAGCACTGGAGGCGAACCGCGTCATCGCCGTCGCTCTGGGCATCCTGATCGAACGCTACGGCATCAGCCAGGACACCGCGTTCGCCTACCTCAAGCGACTCAGCCAGGACAACAACCGCAAGCTCCGCGACCTCGCCGCCGAACTCGTCGACACCGGCAAGCTCAGCGACGACGGTGAGGTCAGCTGGCCTGACGGTCCGTGA
- a CDS encoding DUF488 domain-containing protein — protein MAKKAEVRRVYDEPQDDDGRRVLVDRLWPRGVSKERADLTEWCKEVAPSTELRKWYGHVPERFDEFSRRYRSELEDADHADALKHLQELASKGKLTLLTGTKEPEISEAAVLADLLNKA, from the coding sequence ATGGCGAAGAAGGCCGAGGTTCGGCGGGTCTACGACGAGCCGCAGGACGACGACGGCCGGCGGGTGCTGGTCGACCGGCTGTGGCCGCGCGGAGTCAGCAAGGAGCGTGCCGACCTGACCGAGTGGTGCAAGGAGGTCGCCCCGTCGACCGAACTGCGTAAGTGGTACGGCCACGTACCGGAGCGGTTCGACGAATTCAGCCGTCGCTATCGCTCCGAGTTGGAGGACGCCGATCACGCCGACGCGCTGAAACACCTGCAGGAGTTGGCATCCAAGGGAAAGCTGACCCTGCTGACGGGCACCAAGGAGCCCGAGATCAGTGAGGCCGCCGTGCTCGCCGACCTGCTGAACAAGGCGTGA
- a CDS encoding response regulator transcription factor, whose protein sequence is MVIRVALVNDYEVVVHGLATMLRSYQDKVLVVELDADGQVDHPVDIAMYDTFASNQGDRAEVRKLTANPRVGKVVVYSWNVEPALVTAALDNGASGYLSKALPAAELVNALTEVHRGVRVRPDGSAKTSAVVGGDWPGREEGLTAREAEILALITQGLSNQEIAERAHLSINSIKSYIRSCYRRIGATSRTQAVLWGIEHGFRPDRVAQRPPSTDGR, encoded by the coding sequence ATGGTCATCCGAGTGGCATTGGTCAACGACTACGAGGTCGTCGTGCACGGGCTCGCGACGATGCTTCGCTCGTACCAGGACAAGGTCCTGGTGGTGGAGCTGGACGCCGACGGTCAGGTCGATCATCCGGTCGACATCGCGATGTATGACACCTTCGCCAGTAATCAGGGTGACCGGGCCGAGGTACGGAAGCTGACCGCCAACCCACGCGTCGGCAAGGTCGTCGTCTATTCCTGGAACGTCGAGCCGGCTCTGGTCACGGCGGCACTGGACAACGGAGCCAGCGGCTACCTGTCGAAGGCACTGCCCGCAGCCGAGCTCGTAAACGCCCTGACCGAGGTGCACCGCGGCGTCCGGGTGCGACCGGACGGCTCGGCCAAGACGTCGGCCGTCGTCGGCGGAGACTGGCCGGGCCGGGAGGAGGGCCTCACCGCACGCGAGGCCGAGATCCTGGCCCTGATCACCCAGGGGCTCAGCAATCAGGAGATCGCCGAGCGCGCCCACCTGTCGATCAACTCGATCAAGTCCTACATCCGCAGCTGCTATCGCCGGATCGGCGCGACCAGCCGGACGCAGGCCGTCCTGTGGGGCATCGAGCACGGATTCCGTCCCGATCGCGTCGCGCAGCGACCGCCGTCAACCGACGGGCGCTGA
- a CDS encoding Gfo/Idh/MocA family protein, protein MRERMIRVGLIGVADPRHRWFLAAAVRRRAGVGIVGLSEPDPVARTEVGDRYDLPTWDDHQAMLQSVRPTLVAVTQPDPGPLVIDALQHGADVLVLPPIADSLAGLENVAAAADATGRRVIAAHTYRGHPATRTVQQLTGRLGRLDVVSLMISGRLDDHARRAAIVEGLDVFRLLTGSTPSVITEIGDGDRLREEDPAELRTGFGELIMVAPADAADAADEEAPVFEVRVRPDTDELQQTIQVVGEGGAVEWDTRTGLMHSAFDGTGGGEPITVSCGHPEPAEWVLNNLIRRRRPLFSTEESLELTRLLLSRSAPVG, encoded by the coding sequence ATGCGCGAACGGATGATCCGGGTCGGCCTGATCGGCGTCGCCGATCCTCGGCATCGGTGGTTCCTGGCCGCCGCTGTACGACGCCGGGCGGGTGTCGGCATCGTCGGCCTGAGCGAGCCCGATCCGGTGGCCAGGACTGAGGTCGGCGACCGCTACGACCTGCCGACCTGGGATGATCATCAGGCGATGCTGCAGTCGGTTCGGCCGACGCTGGTTGCGGTGACCCAACCGGATCCCGGACCGCTGGTGATCGACGCGCTGCAGCATGGGGCCGACGTGCTGGTGCTGCCGCCGATCGCGGATTCCCTTGCAGGGTTGGAGAATGTCGCCGCGGCAGCCGACGCGACCGGACGTCGGGTGATCGCCGCCCACACCTATCGCGGACATCCGGCGACCCGGACGGTGCAGCAGCTGACCGGGCGGCTCGGCCGGCTCGACGTCGTCTCGCTGATGATCAGCGGGCGGCTCGACGACCACGCTCGCCGGGCCGCGATCGTGGAAGGACTGGACGTCTTCCGGTTGCTCACCGGTTCGACACCCAGCGTGATCACCGAGATCGGCGACGGCGATCGGTTGCGGGAGGAGGACCCGGCCGAGCTGCGTACCGGATTCGGTGAGTTGATCATGGTCGCCCCCGCCGACGCCGCCGACGCCGCGGACGAGGAGGCACCGGTCTTCGAGGTACGCGTCCGGCCGGACACCGACGAGCTGCAGCAGACGATCCAGGTCGTCGGCGAGGGCGGCGCGGTCGAGTGGGACACCCGGACCGGACTGATGCACTCGGCCTTCGACGGCACCGGCGGAGGCGAACCGATCACGGTCAGTTGCGGTCACCCCGAACCAGCCGAATGGGTGTTGAACAACCTGATCCGCCGGCGCCGACCGCTGTTCAGCACGGAGGAGTCGCTGGAACTCACCCGGCTGCTGTTGTCGAGGTCAGCGCCCGTCGGTTGA
- a CDS encoding class I SAM-dependent methyltransferase: MTELKEPAAVDFDKLMAFVFRCVDEVGASLTTAQVVMGDRLGYYRAMADGSTTPSKLAQDTGTAERYAREWLNAQAAGGFVSYDAQDGSYLLPPEQAMAMTDESSPAYLPGFFQLALGSLAATEKIIDAARTGDGYGWDEHNHDVHEGCERFFRPGYNANLLTEWLPALDGVVAKLEAGGRVADIGCGFGSSTIIMAGAFPASRFTGSDYHADSIAAAREAARAAGIDDRVSFEQAAAAAYSGSGFDLVTTFDALHDMGDPVGTARHVRESLADDGTWMVVEPMAGDRVEDNLNPVGRTYYGFSTLLCTPSSLSQEVGLALGAQAGPARIRDVVTTAGFTRFDTVAQTPFNLVYEIRP, encoded by the coding sequence ATGACGGAACTGAAGGAACCTGCGGCGGTCGATTTCGACAAGCTGATGGCTTTCGTCTTCCGCTGCGTCGACGAGGTCGGCGCCAGTCTCACGACCGCTCAAGTCGTGATGGGCGACCGGCTGGGCTACTACCGGGCGATGGCCGACGGGTCGACGACACCCAGCAAGCTCGCCCAGGACACCGGCACCGCCGAACGGTACGCCCGGGAGTGGCTCAACGCCCAAGCGGCCGGTGGGTTCGTCAGCTACGACGCCCAGGACGGCAGTTACCTGCTGCCGCCGGAGCAGGCGATGGCGATGACCGACGAATCCAGCCCCGCCTATCTGCCCGGGTTCTTCCAACTGGCGTTGGGATCGCTGGCAGCCACCGAAAAGATCATCGACGCCGCTCGCACCGGGGACGGCTACGGCTGGGACGAGCACAACCACGATGTCCACGAAGGCTGTGAACGGTTCTTCCGGCCGGGCTACAACGCGAACTTGTTGACCGAGTGGCTGCCCGCGCTGGACGGTGTGGTGGCCAAACTCGAGGCCGGTGGACGGGTGGCCGACATCGGCTGCGGGTTCGGCTCCTCGACCATCATCATGGCTGGTGCGTTCCCGGCCTCGCGTTTCACCGGCTCGGACTATCACGCCGACTCGATCGCCGCGGCGCGGGAGGCGGCCCGGGCCGCCGGGATCGACGACAGGGTGAGCTTCGAGCAGGCGGCCGCGGCGGCGTACAGCGGAAGCGGGTTCGACCTGGTGACCACCTTCGACGCGCTGCACGACATGGGTGACCCGGTCGGCACGGCTCGGCATGTCCGCGAATCGTTGGCCGACGACGGCACCTGGATGGTGGTCGAGCCGATGGCCGGTGATCGGGTCGAGGACAACCTCAACCCCGTCGGCCGGACCTACTACGGCTTCTCCACACTGCTCTGTACGCCGAGCTCGCTGTCGCAGGAGGTCGGGCTGGCGTTGGGTGCCCAGGCCGGTCCGGCGCGGATCCGCGACGTGGTGACCACGGCCGGTTTCACCCGCTTCGACACCGTCGCGCAGACGCCGTTCAACCTGGTGTACGAGATCCGACCCTGA
- a CDS encoding hydroxyacid dehydrogenase gives MAAAADRVSSAPNKPVQGEALHSEDQVRPAGSATVVLAMAAETAELQFGPAEWERLRSISRPQQRVLTAFDDASLPLLADAEILITSWGCPTVDDRVVAAAPRLRALVHAAGSVRAIAGDAVWDRGITVSSMADLNGLPVAEYVLAMILLENKRVLESIEEFARRRDRPTGDWYGDRLGNYGKTIGLVSASRIGRRVAELLRAFEFDVIISDPFCDADEIAALGARKVELDELFRTSDIVSVHAPLLPETIGMINADLLARLRDGATLINTSRGKIIDEPALIKELQTGRIRAILDVTHPEPPEPGSPLWTLPNVVLTPHIAGSKGVEVRRMANGAIDEAERILTDRPLQFQVPPERRHTFA, from the coding sequence GTGGCAGCAGCCGCCGATCGTGTCTCGTCGGCACCCAACAAACCGGTCCAAGGAGAAGCGTTGCACAGCGAAGATCAAGTTCGTCCCGCCGGGTCGGCCACGGTGGTCCTGGCGATGGCCGCCGAGACGGCCGAGCTGCAGTTCGGGCCGGCCGAGTGGGAGCGGCTGCGGTCGATCAGCCGGCCGCAGCAGCGGGTGCTCACGGCCTTCGACGACGCGTCGCTGCCGTTGCTGGCCGATGCGGAGATCTTGATCACCTCCTGGGGCTGCCCGACGGTCGACGACCGGGTGGTGGCCGCGGCGCCGCGGTTGCGCGCACTGGTGCATGCCGCCGGATCGGTACGGGCCATTGCCGGCGACGCGGTCTGGGATCGCGGCATCACCGTGTCGTCGATGGCGGACCTGAACGGTCTGCCGGTTGCGGAGTACGTGCTGGCGATGATCTTGCTGGAGAACAAGCGGGTGCTCGAGTCGATCGAGGAGTTCGCCCGACGTCGAGATCGGCCGACCGGCGACTGGTACGGCGACCGGCTGGGCAACTACGGCAAGACGATCGGGCTGGTGAGTGCCTCGCGGATCGGCCGTCGGGTTGCCGAACTGCTGCGGGCATTCGAGTTCGACGTGATCATCAGTGATCCGTTCTGCGACGCGGACGAGATCGCGGCACTGGGCGCTCGCAAGGTCGAACTCGACGAACTGTTCAGGACCTCCGACATCGTCAGCGTGCACGCGCCGTTGCTGCCGGAGACCATCGGCATGATCAACGCCGACCTGCTGGCCCGGCTGCGCGACGGAGCGACCTTGATCAACACCTCCCGCGGCAAGATCATCGACGAACCCGCGTTGATCAAGGAACTGCAGACCGGACGGATCCGGGCGATCCTGGACGTCACGCACCCGGAACCGCCGGAGCCCGGCTCACCGCTGTGGACGTTGCCGAACGTGGTGCTGACGCCGCACATCGCCGGCTCCAAGGGGGTCGAGGTACGCCGGATGGCCAACGGCGCGATCGACGAGGCGGAACGGATCCTGACCGACCGGCCGCTGCAGTTCCAGGTCCCGCCCGAGCGGCGGCACACCTTCGCCTGA
- a CDS encoding helix-turn-helix transcriptional regulator, producing MLAGRETEQRTIGTLLAGARMGDSHVLVLTGDPGIGKTALLTEAASMAGSMRMLRVQATEAEQQIPFAGLFQLLRPILDLRERIPRAQQRALSTALLLGGPADDDPGTVGPQRFAIGAATLNLITMAAEDRPTMIIIDDAHLLDESSAEAITFVARRFAADAVALLAGVRSGAPGGEPWLSLPVLPIGGIDLPAAKDLIGDLPIRPDQLLRWHRLTGGNPLALLELRDHVDELDAVPEDFPVAVSDRLSRAFAARVAGFSDSGRTALLLAAADCSSAAAVYAACHELGVDEHCLGEAIDADLLRIHHDQLRFRHPLIRSAVYGAATPQQRRAAHRALARVLGTEQVHRLAWHLAASAVDPDETTAAALADVAARAAGQGAHAVAANAYERAAALSAQPTIGMRRLVEAADAAWSAGQPDRTLRLVNQAIGADPPAPTRIHLYELRGAVESRAGRLDHALLTLLDAAELIMEQDPAASIRLLSDAIHVAFYLGTPEPARLAADRIDCLTASTTDAASLALGRLASGMALIIAGDGARGTGLIRSTAGRVADSEELRAERFRMPLRVQSALWMRESGPVREFVDAAIEDAREQAALGSLPYLLMHIGRDAATSDRWSDAEAAYLEGIRLARETGQSTDLAVGQAGMAWLYARRGQSDRCLELISATEPIADERRIRLASFWLTFARGDLAAGLGRPDEAVEHYRLLQSWFAETGFADPDQWCVPELIECERHLGRDVEQDELSKMTEDFVALTRAKGQPWSLARGERTLALRDEPAAEPHFEAALQWHAKSPDAYETARTELAYGAWLRRNRRRTDARPHLRRALDIFDRLGATPWADTSSQELTATGATVRRRTENPVDQLTPQERQIAQLLASGRTTREAAAALFVSPKTVEYHLRHVYAKLGIGSRTELAARMAG from the coding sequence ATGCTGGCCGGGCGGGAGACCGAGCAGAGAACCATCGGTACGCTGCTGGCCGGCGCGCGGATGGGCGACAGTCATGTCCTGGTGTTGACCGGCGATCCCGGCATCGGCAAGACGGCGCTGCTGACCGAGGCCGCATCGATGGCCGGTTCGATGCGGATGCTGCGAGTCCAGGCCACCGAGGCCGAGCAGCAGATTCCCTTCGCCGGTCTGTTCCAACTGCTCCGGCCGATCCTCGATCTGCGGGAGCGGATCCCGCGTGCCCAGCAGCGTGCGCTGTCCACCGCGCTGCTGCTCGGCGGTCCGGCCGACGACGATCCTGGGACCGTCGGACCGCAGCGCTTCGCCATCGGTGCCGCCACCCTCAACCTGATCACGATGGCCGCCGAGGACAGGCCGACCATGATCATCATCGACGACGCACACCTGCTGGACGAGTCTTCGGCCGAAGCGATCACGTTCGTGGCACGGCGGTTCGCCGCCGACGCGGTGGCGCTGCTCGCCGGCGTACGCTCCGGTGCGCCCGGAGGCGAACCCTGGCTGAGCCTGCCGGTGCTGCCGATCGGCGGCATCGACCTGCCTGCGGCCAAGGACCTGATCGGCGACCTGCCGATCCGACCGGATCAACTGCTCCGGTGGCATCGGCTGACCGGCGGGAATCCATTGGCGCTGTTGGAGTTGCGCGACCATGTCGACGAGTTGGACGCCGTCCCGGAGGACTTCCCGGTGGCCGTCTCCGATCGGCTCAGCCGGGCTTTCGCCGCCCGCGTCGCCGGCTTCAGCGACAGCGGCCGGACCGCGCTGTTGCTGGCCGCCGCGGACTGCAGCAGTGCCGCCGCCGTGTACGCCGCCTGTCACGAACTCGGGGTCGACGAGCACTGCCTCGGCGAGGCGATCGACGCCGACCTGCTACGGATCCATCATGATCAACTTCGCTTCCGGCATCCGTTGATCAGGTCGGCGGTTTACGGAGCCGCGACGCCCCAGCAGCGCCGCGCCGCACATCGGGCGTTGGCTCGGGTGCTCGGCACGGAGCAAGTGCACCGGCTCGCCTGGCATCTGGCCGCCAGCGCCGTGGATCCCGACGAGACGACGGCGGCGGCGTTGGCCGACGTCGCCGCGCGTGCCGCCGGACAAGGCGCTCACGCCGTCGCCGCCAACGCGTACGAGCGAGCCGCGGCGCTGAGCGCGCAGCCGACGATCGGGATGCGGCGGCTCGTCGAGGCAGCCGACGCTGCCTGGTCCGCCGGCCAGCCCGACCGTACGTTGCGGCTGGTCAACCAGGCGATCGGCGCCGATCCGCCGGCACCGACCCGGATCCACCTCTACGAGCTGCGCGGCGCCGTCGAGAGCCGCGCCGGTCGGTTGGATCACGCTCTGCTGACGCTGCTCGACGCGGCCGAGTTGATCATGGAACAGGACCCGGCCGCAAGCATCCGGCTGCTGTCCGACGCGATCCACGTCGCGTTCTATCTCGGCACGCCCGAACCGGCACGACTGGCCGCCGACCGCATCGACTGCCTGACCGCATCCACCACCGACGCGGCCAGCCTGGCCCTCGGCAGGCTGGCCAGCGGGATGGCGTTGATCATCGCCGGGGACGGTGCCCGAGGCACCGGACTGATCCGCAGCACGGCCGGTCGGGTGGCCGACAGCGAAGAGCTGCGAGCCGAACGCTTCCGGATGCCGCTGCGGGTTCAGAGCGCGTTGTGGATGCGCGAGTCCGGCCCGGTCCGGGAGTTCGTCGACGCGGCGATCGAGGATGCCCGGGAGCAGGCCGCGCTCGGATCGCTGCCCTACCTGCTGATGCACATCGGCCGTGATGCCGCCACCTCCGACCGCTGGAGCGACGCCGAAGCCGCTTACCTGGAAGGGATCCGGCTGGCCCGCGAGACCGGCCAGAGCACCGACCTCGCGGTCGGACAGGCCGGCATGGCCTGGTTGTATGCGCGTCGCGGCCAGTCCGACCGCTGCCTGGAACTGATCTCGGCAACCGAGCCGATCGCCGACGAGCGGCGGATCCGGCTGGCCTCGTTCTGGCTGACGTTCGCCCGCGGCGATCTTGCCGCCGGTCTCGGCCGACCCGACGAGGCCGTCGAACACTACCGGCTGCTGCAGAGCTGGTTCGCCGAGACGGGTTTCGCCGATCCGGACCAATGGTGTGTGCCCGAACTGATCGAGTGCGAACGCCACCTCGGCCGAGACGTCGAGCAGGACGAACTCAGCAAGATGACCGAAGACTTCGTCGCGTTGACCCGCGCGAAGGGCCAGCCCTGGTCGCTGGCCCGCGGCGAGCGGACCCTGGCCCTGCGGGACGAGCCGGCCGCCGAGCCCCACTTCGAGGCCGCGTTGCAGTGGCACGCCAAGTCACCGGACGCGTACGAGACCGCCCGCACCGAACTCGCGTACGGGGCCTGGCTGCGCCGGAACCGGCGACGTACCGATGCCCGCCCGCATCTGCGCCGAGCGCTCGACATCTTCGATCGGCTCGGCGCCACACCCTGGGCCGACACCAGCAGCCAGGAACTGACGGCCACCGGTGCCACCGTCCGACGCCGCACCGAGAACCCGGTCGATCAACTGACCCCGCAGGAGCGCCAGATCGCGCAACTGCTGGCCTCCGGGCGGACCACCCGGGAAGCCGCCGCGGCGCTGTTCGTCAGTCCCAAGACCGTCGAGTATCACCTGCGCCACGTCTACGCGAAGCTGGGCATCGGTTCCCGTACCGAACTCGCCGCCCGGATGGCCGGTTGA
- the manA gene encoding mannose-6-phosphate isomerase, class I has protein sequence MKRLTGKIQPYAWGSKSAIPKLIGTEPSGEPQAELWLGAHPLAPSLLVDHGGAGEGLDAAIEADPQSWVGKAPVQEFGPRLPYLMKVLAAAQPLSLQAHPNRQQAEEGFAREEAAGIARNAPERTYRDDWPKPEALCALGEFHALCGFREPAETYRLFEELEVPAALQLVAPLKGGGPAELKQVFGDLLRMRHAGDLVDHVVRAAMAWAAETGPTGRFARTAVEVAGFYPGDPGVLAALLMNRVILNRHQALFLPAGNLHAYLRGLGVEIMANSDNVLRGGLTGKHIDVDELLKLLDFTPGAARPVPTVENSPGVVRYQTPAPEFALWRLDVDHEPDAGLTLPADDLGRVALSTDGSVSLHTQDSTLHIGQGQAAFLRPGEQVTVSGDGTVFVGSAGSSAS, from the coding sequence ATGAAGCGTCTGACCGGAAAGATTCAGCCGTACGCCTGGGGATCGAAGTCGGCCATCCCGAAGCTCATCGGCACCGAGCCGAGTGGTGAGCCACAGGCCGAGCTGTGGCTCGGTGCGCATCCGCTGGCTCCGTCACTGCTGGTCGACCATGGCGGCGCCGGCGAGGGGCTCGATGCTGCGATCGAGGCCGATCCCCAGAGCTGGGTCGGCAAGGCGCCGGTGCAGGAGTTCGGGCCGCGACTGCCGTACCTGATGAAGGTGCTGGCAGCGGCCCAGCCACTGTCCCTGCAGGCCCACCCGAATCGACAGCAAGCCGAAGAGGGTTTCGCCCGCGAGGAGGCGGCCGGAATTGCCCGCAATGCGCCGGAGCGCACCTACCGGGACGACTGGCCGAAGCCGGAAGCCCTGTGTGCGTTGGGAGAATTCCATGCCCTCTGCGGATTCCGGGAGCCTGCGGAGACCTATCGGCTGTTCGAGGAGTTGGAGGTGCCGGCCGCGCTGCAGTTGGTCGCACCGCTCAAGGGCGGCGGGCCGGCCGAGCTGAAACAGGTGTTCGGCGACCTGCTGCGGATGCGGCATGCCGGTGACCTGGTCGATCACGTCGTCCGGGCTGCGATGGCGTGGGCCGCGGAGACCGGTCCGACGGGCCGGTTTGCGCGGACGGCGGTCGAGGTCGCCGGTTTCTATCCAGGCGACCCGGGCGTGCTGGCGGCGTTGCTGATGAACCGGGTGATCTTGAACCGGCATCAAGCGCTGTTCCTGCCGGCGGGCAATCTGCACGCCTACCTGCGCGGCCTCGGTGTGGAGATCATGGCCAACTCCGACAACGTGCTGCGCGGCGGTCTGACCGGCAAGCACATCGACGTCGACGAGTTGCTGAAGCTGCTGGACTTCACCCCGGGAGCGGCCCGACCGGTGCCGACGGTCGAGAACTCCCCCGGCGTCGTTCGCTATCAGACTCCGGCGCCCGAGTTTGCGCTCTGGCGGCTCGATGTCGATCATGAACCGGACGCCGGACTGACGTTGCCGGCTGACGACCTCGGCCGGGTGGCGCTGTCCACGGATGGCTCGGTTTCCCTGCACACACAGGACAGTACGCTGCACATCGGCCAAGGGCAGGCGGCTTTCCTGCGACCCGGAGAGCAGGTCACGGTGTCCGGCGACGGGACCGTCTTCGTCGGATCGGCCGGATCGAGCGCGTCGTAA